Proteins from a single region of Ischnura elegans chromosome 2, ioIscEleg1.1, whole genome shotgun sequence:
- the LOC124153661 gene encoding uncharacterized protein LOC124153661, with protein sequence MRLPASKRPRRVRASAQQSLSCTDADSPPFPPHPPHPSVLLRCDGAEESGIPTSRAMRSERQHPNGFSPASQRHHWPCDSSRTAAAGADETLGGTSTAQRLSPRFDAGVSPEGFRGSPDDPDASPTTTERDKYQRSSCSCSPWDSASSSSKDSRHSGEVHSWASTVSRRWQHGRITAFLVLLFAASSTWRHCAALCPPRCQCDDLALSAMCTDAALEVIPIQLNPEVESISLHGNRISAVDQSLGFYARLRHLDLSSNRLRTLGEKNFQLQGSLAALNVSGNHIGAVSRHAFAGIGLSESLRVIDIARNRLGTFPLACVAGLKSLEELHLSHNQLTSVGDGDSGGEIHLHKLQVLDLTGNRLQEVPSRFLSHLTGLRVLLLARNELSGLPDGSLPTPGLHSLSFAGNVNLGSSGIEDAALSSASATLTYLDLSDCGLTSVPVKALSALAPALTDLDLSGNPIGEFPEGSFSPLRSLKRVHLSRLSLLSTVHPATFASLPTSSSLSSSPQAVTAMCPPQLEHISMEWNPGLQRLPDGLFASCTRLTTLALRGAALEGLDATVLPAPPVRLRSLSLAGNPLRCNCSLMWLSALANATVGSQPFLDGARCAEPPRLAGRLLSRLPEAELRCEPSWETVLAIAMASVTFLLLVAFAILFGRRCARHHKCCGSLETPTPTPTAPPPPPPRRHFPPFNPSQHQNGSSHRKDMEFGVWGGKGPLGGGRDDNIAANEYTDLIGVGVGRMVIPAGYRGPTGVYV encoded by the exons ATGCGGCTCCCGGCGAGTAAGCGACCCCGCAGGGTGCGAGCATCAGCGCAGCAGTCTCTATCATGCACCGACGCCGACTCCCCGCCTTTCCCGCCGCACCCACCGCACCCCTCGGTTCTCCTCCGTTGCGACGGCGCCGAGGAATCAGGCATCCCCACTAGTAGGGCGATGAGGAGTGAACGACAGCACCCCAACGGCTTTTCTCCTGCCAGCCAGCGACACCACTGGCCCTGCGACTCTTCCCGAACGGCGGCAGCAGGAGCGGACGAAACTTTAGGGGGCACTTCCACCGCGCAGCGGCTTTCCCCGAGGTTCGACGCCGGCGTCTCTCCCGAGGGATTCCGCGGAAGCCCTGACGATCCTGATGCATCTCCTACCACCACGGAGAGGGATAAATACCAGCGTTCCTCGTGTAGCTGCTCGCCCTGGGACTCCGCGAGTTCGAGCTCGAAAGATTCCCGCCATTCCGGCGAGGTTCACTCGTGGGCTTCGACGGTGTCCCGGCGGTGGCAGCACGGTCGCATCACCGCCTTCCTGGTCCTCCTGTTCGCCGCGTCATCCACGTGGCGCCACTGTGCCGCTCTGTGCCCGCCGCGCTGTCAATGCGACGACCTGGCTCTCTCTGCTATGTGCACCGACGCGGCCCTCGAAGTCATCCCCATTCAGCTAAACCCAGAG GTGGAGAGCATCAGTCTACATGGGAATCGTATTTCTGCCGTTGACCAATCATTAGGATTCTACGCCCGCCTTCGACACTTAGATCTTTCTTCCAACCGTCTCCGCACCCTGGGAGAGAAAAACTTTCAGCTTCAGGGTTCCTTGGCCGCCCTCAACGTGAGCGGAAACCACATTGGAGCCGTCTCGAGACATGCTTTTGCCGGAATCGGCCTTTCGGAATCACTTAGAGTGATAGATATCGCTAGAAACAGGCTGGGGACCTTTCCTCTAGCCTGTGTGGCGGGATTGAAGTCGTTAGAAGAGCTCCATTTGAGCCACAATCAACTGACTTCCGTCGGAGATGGAGACAGTGGCGGTGAGATCCACCTTCACAAGCTTCAAGTATTGGACCTGACGGGGAACCGTTTGCAAGAGGTCCCCTCTCGATTCCTGTCACACCTCACCGGTCTAAGGGTTCTTCTGTTGGCCAGGAACGAACTCTCCGGTCTTCCTGACGGTTCTCTTCCCACCCCAGGGCTTCATTCACTTTCATTTGCTGGGAACGTGAATTTAGGCTCAAGTGGCATAGAGGACGCTGCCTTATCTTCCGCATCCGCGACGCTGACGTATCTGGACCTCAGCGACTGCGGCCTCACGTCTGTACCAGTGAAGGCCCTTTCAGCTCTTGCCCCAGCTCTCACCGATCTGGACCTGAGCGGAAACCCTATCGGAGAATTCCCTGAAGGGTCTTTCTCACCACTACGTTCCCTCAAAAGGGTTCACCTCTCCCGGTTGTCTCTCCTTTCCACTGTACATCCTGCCACTTTTGCTTCCTTGCCCACTTCGTCTTCCTTGTCTTCCTCACCTCAGGCCGTGACGGCCATGTGCCCACCTCAGCTCGAGCACATCTCGATGGAGTGGAACCCGGGTCTCCAGAGGCTGCCTGATGGGTTGTTCGCCTCCTGCACCAGGTTGACCACCTTGGCCCTGAGAGGGGCCGCTCTGGAGGGACTCGACGCTACCGTACTACCCGCACCACCGGTCAGACTTAGGAGTTTGTCTCTGGCGGGGAACCCACTGCGGTGCAACTGTTCCCTGATGTGGCTCTCGGCCCTTGCGAACGCTACAGTTGGTTCACAGCCTTTCTTGGACGGAGCGAGGTGTGCCGAGCCTCCCAGACTGGCCGGGAGGCTCTTATCCAGGCTTCCAGAGGCGGAACTGAGGTGCGAGCCGAGCTGGGAGACGGTTCTGGCCATCGCGATGGCATCCGTGACTTTCCTCCTCTTGGTGGCCTTCGCTATTCTGTTCGGCAGGCGGTGCGCAAGGCACCACAAGTGCTGCGGCTCCCTGGAAACTCCCACCCCCACACCAACTGCACCACCGCCCCCACCACCGCGGAGACATTTCCCCCCGTTCAACCCTTCGCAGCACCAGAACGGCTCCTCGCATCGGAAGGACATGGAGTTCGGTGTCTGGGGAGGCAAGGGCCCGTTGGGTGGCGGGAGGGACGACAACATAGCCGCCAACGAGTACACGGACTTGATAGGGGTGGGTGTTGGGCGAATGGTGATCCCGGCTGGTTACAGGGGTCCGACGGGGGTGTATGTCTGA